One Mycobacteroides abscessus ATCC 19977 genomic window carries:
- a CDS encoding neutral zinc metallopeptidase, producing the protein MEPRPYFQPRPVPAWGAPLPPPAHAPMAPPQRGWHPPPITPFPGYQAPQPLPAYRVPPGRPVYPPPVGYGPRPRARGRSHTGLIIGGASFVLVAILMLGTVVVWSVHQDSGGRHPVRVTSTWQYSPTSTWISPKVTPPQPPPGPQPVYALGDNPLFRDREAGFTNAPCSTSTWPFDIPHAEAFYRDLLGCLDPEWKRLLDGLRLPWSSPGLVVAGSYVDSPCGGEDFSGGETAAFYCSANNTIYMSTVSMSPNRYGNHDGFYLAVYAHEYGHHVQELSGISSEEWNQRVAAGVDSPVGLELSRRSELQAQCFSGMFLGSRRGGTITQHELDLAWNDQYRGDGQRSKRDHGSNEHSAAWWRHGSLKNRLWECNTWLSDSSEVS; encoded by the coding sequence ATGGAGCCGCGACCGTATTTCCAGCCCAGACCGGTGCCTGCCTGGGGCGCGCCGCTGCCGCCGCCTGCTCACGCCCCCATGGCACCACCGCAACGTGGATGGCACCCACCACCTATTACGCCGTTTCCGGGATATCAGGCGCCTCAGCCGCTGCCCGCGTACCGGGTACCGCCGGGGCGCCCGGTATATCCACCGCCAGTCGGGTACGGACCGCGCCCGCGGGCGCGCGGCAGATCTCACACCGGCCTGATCATCGGCGGCGCGTCCTTCGTGCTGGTCGCGATCCTGATGCTGGGAACGGTGGTGGTGTGGTCGGTCCATCAGGACTCCGGCGGGCGCCACCCGGTGCGGGTGACCTCGACATGGCAGTATTCTCCGACCTCGACCTGGATCAGCCCTAAGGTGACACCCCCGCAGCCACCGCCCGGCCCTCAGCCGGTCTACGCGCTCGGCGACAACCCTTTGTTCCGGGACCGGGAGGCTGGGTTCACCAATGCGCCCTGCTCAACGAGCACATGGCCGTTTGACATTCCTCACGCAGAGGCGTTCTACCGGGATCTGCTCGGGTGCTTGGATCCGGAGTGGAAGCGGCTTCTGGACGGGTTGCGTCTGCCATGGTCGTCGCCGGGATTGGTAGTGGCCGGAAGCTACGTGGATTCGCCCTGCGGGGGCGAGGACTTCAGCGGCGGCGAGACAGCCGCCTTCTACTGCTCGGCCAACAACACGATCTACATGTCGACGGTGAGCATGTCGCCCAACAGGTACGGAAATCATGACGGCTTCTACCTTGCCGTGTATGCGCACGAGTACGGACATCATGTCCAGGAGCTCAGCGGCATATCGTCGGAGGAATGGAACCAGCGCGTCGCTGCGGGAGTCGATTCCCCGGTGGGGCTGGAGCTGTCGCGGCGAAGCGAACTTCAGGCCCAGTGCTTCTCGGGAATGTTCCTCGGGTCGCGGCGCGGGGGCACGATCACCCAGCACGAACTCGATCTTGCCTGGAACGACCAATATCGGGGCGATGGGCAACGGTCCAAGCGTGACCATGGGTCCAACGAGCATTCTGCGGCATGGTGGCGGCACGGCTCGCTCAAGAATCGGCTGTGGGAATGCAATACCTGGCTGTCCGACAGTTCAGAAGTGAGCTGA
- a CDS encoding DUF2207 domain-containing protein, with protein sequence MALRLALYLPVCMGGLLLAAPASSDVSPGTVAVAMTLADDGVLNITETITPAKGQVLQRHLLLDVPVEGNRIQHFQVSNVTSTGDAEAAGDTGTLTIVARGPATVSYAVRGAVADAADHQQVTWPFASGWDSGMRDVTASFASPSTKPSSPTCSLGPPGSRTRCTAAQVDHTGVVRVQQDNVPPDSIATFTVTVPARTVPAGAIFTVIPGPAGPFALTRPAIAALAGLGAVTAALAGWVVVARRRDTHAAETSVTPIDPLVRDHTGSHFAAPDGVLPGQIGTVIDLRVDAVDLTATVIDLAVRGYLWIAETTGAEGRLDWQISRRAPADSLLAPYEAQLLDILLPAKTETVYMSSLQMPGSRVDIGRIPEMMYADARLRGWFRRTPEHLGALTGYGVGVLLAGLVVTAVLAVSIGNAMIGVAVCGVGAVCALAGTLLPIRTARGHLLVAHVAALRHYLSEFNVDDLAPADRELVLTRAAPYAVVLGQLGPWLTAMGRLDTAADGTPGIDWYDTASSDTANLPAFLTALDGVLARGAHLRNLP encoded by the coding sequence GTGGCTTTACGGTTGGCGTTGTATCTGCCGGTGTGTATGGGAGGACTTCTGCTGGCGGCACCGGCAAGCAGCGATGTTTCCCCGGGCACCGTCGCTGTTGCCATGACCCTCGCCGACGACGGCGTGCTGAACATCACCGAGACCATCACGCCCGCCAAAGGTCAAGTGCTGCAACGCCATCTACTGCTCGATGTGCCCGTTGAAGGTAATCGGATACAACATTTCCAGGTCAGCAACGTCACTAGCACCGGCGACGCGGAGGCCGCTGGCGACACCGGCACATTGACCATCGTGGCTCGCGGTCCAGCGACCGTCAGCTATGCCGTCCGGGGTGCCGTCGCCGATGCCGCCGATCACCAGCAGGTGACCTGGCCGTTTGCCTCCGGCTGGGATTCGGGAATGAGGGATGTCACGGCCTCATTCGCCTCTCCCAGCACCAAACCCAGCTCCCCCACGTGCTCCCTGGGCCCACCGGGTTCTCGCACACGTTGTACTGCGGCGCAGGTCGATCACACCGGGGTGGTGCGAGTCCAGCAAGACAATGTGCCGCCGGACTCGATCGCAACCTTCACCGTGACGGTTCCGGCCCGCACCGTTCCCGCCGGCGCCATTTTCACCGTGATCCCCGGCCCGGCAGGCCCCTTCGCGCTGACGCGACCGGCGATCGCAGCCCTGGCCGGCCTGGGGGCCGTCACCGCCGCATTGGCCGGTTGGGTAGTCGTGGCCCGCCGCCGGGACACCCACGCCGCCGAAACCAGCGTCACCCCAATCGATCCCCTGGTTCGCGACCACACAGGATCACATTTCGCTGCGCCGGACGGGGTGCTCCCCGGGCAGATAGGCACCGTCATCGATCTGCGGGTGGATGCCGTAGACCTGACCGCGACGGTCATTGATCTCGCGGTCCGCGGATATCTGTGGATCGCCGAAACAACGGGTGCCGAAGGCCGGCTCGATTGGCAGATATCCCGGCGCGCCCCGGCGGACAGCCTCTTGGCCCCCTATGAGGCGCAACTTCTGGACATCTTGTTGCCTGCGAAGACCGAGACGGTGTACATGTCCAGCCTCCAGATGCCGGGTTCCCGGGTGGATATCGGCCGCATTCCCGAGATGATGTATGCCGACGCCCGGCTTCGCGGATGGTTCCGCCGTACGCCGGAGCACCTGGGCGCCCTGACCGGTTACGGGGTCGGCGTGCTGCTGGCGGGTCTCGTAGTCACCGCCGTCCTAGCCGTCAGCATCGGCAACGCGATGATCGGGGTCGCGGTGTGCGGCGTGGGCGCGGTCTGCGCGCTGGCCGGCACGCTGCTGCCGATCCGCACCGCGCGCGGGCATCTGCTGGTGGCGCACGTGGCCGCGCTGCGCCACTATCTGAGCGAGTTCAACGTCGATGACTTGGCGCCCGCTGATCGCGAGCTGGTGCTGACCCGGGCAGCACCGTATGCCGTTGTGCTCGGGCAGCTCGGCCCGTGGCTCACGGCCATGGGAAGGCTGGATACCGCCGCCGACGGTACACCCGGAATCGATTGGTACGACACGGCTTCCAGCGATACCGCGAACCTGCCCGCCTTCCTCACCGCCCTCGACGGAGTGTTGGCGCGCGGCGCGCATCTACGCAATCTGCCGTAG
- the tpiA gene encoding triose-phosphate isomerase, which translates to MSRKPLIAGNWKMNLNHFEAIALVQKIAFSLPDKYFDKVDVTVIPPFTDIRSVQTLVDGDKLRLTYGAQDLSVYDSGAYTGEVSGAFLAKLGVTYVVVGHSERRQYHGEDDALVAAKAAAALKHGLTPIVCIGEALDIREAGDHVQYNVNSLRGSLAGLSAEQVGKVVIAYEPVWAIGTGRVASAADAQEVCAAIRAELAQIANADVAGSVRVLYGGSANAKNVGEIVAQEDVDGALVGGASLDGEQFAQMSAIAAGGPLL; encoded by the coding sequence ATGTCGCGTAAGCCGTTGATCGCCGGCAACTGGAAGATGAACCTCAATCATTTCGAGGCCATCGCTTTGGTGCAGAAGATCGCGTTCTCGTTGCCGGACAAGTACTTCGACAAGGTGGACGTGACGGTCATTCCGCCGTTCACCGATATCCGCAGCGTGCAGACCCTGGTCGACGGTGACAAGTTACGCCTTACCTACGGCGCACAGGACCTGTCCGTATATGACTCGGGCGCGTACACCGGTGAGGTCAGCGGCGCCTTCCTGGCCAAGCTGGGTGTCACCTATGTCGTTGTCGGGCACTCCGAGCGCCGCCAGTATCACGGCGAGGACGACGCGCTGGTGGCGGCCAAGGCGGCCGCGGCCCTCAAACACGGCCTCACACCGATCGTGTGTATCGGTGAGGCACTTGACATCCGGGAAGCCGGAGATCACGTCCAGTACAACGTGAACTCCTTGCGTGGGTCACTGGCCGGCCTCAGCGCCGAACAGGTGGGCAAGGTGGTTATCGCCTACGAGCCGGTGTGGGCCATCGGCACCGGGCGGGTGGCCAGCGCCGCCGACGCGCAGGAAGTGTGCGCCGCGATCCGCGCCGAGTTGGCGCAAATCGCGAACGCCGACGTGGCGGGGTCTGTCCGGGTCTTGTATGGCGGCTCGGCCAACGCCAAGAATGTCGGCGAGATCGTTGCGCAGGAGGATGTCGACGGAGCGTTGGTCGGTGGCGCCTCGCTGGACGGCGAGCAGTTCGCCCAGATGTCGGCGATCGCCGCGGGCGGTCCGCTGCTTTAG
- a CDS encoding phosphoglycerate kinase — protein sequence MAIKSLNDLLAEGVSGKGVLVRSDLNVPLEYLDGNIAHISDPGRIVASVPTIRALAGAGAKVIVTAHLGRPDGKPDPKLSLAPVGAALGELLGQHVQVAGDVVGTDALARAEGLTDGDVLLLENIRFDPRETSKDDAQRLALARELAELVGGPTGTGGAFVSDGFGVVHRKQASVYDVATLLPHYAGGLVAAEVEVLRVLTASTERPYAVVLGGSKVSDKLAVIESLATKADSLVIGGGMCFTFLAAQGLPVGKSLVQLEMVDTCKRLLDTYADVIHLPMDIVAADEFAADSPSEIVAADAIPDSKMGLDIGPESVKRFAAVLSNAKTIFWNGPMGVFEFPAFAAGTRGVAEAIIAATEKGAFSVVGGGDSAAAVRALDLPDDGFSHISTGGGASLEYLEGKVLPGIDVLED from the coding sequence ATGGCGATCAAGTCCCTCAACGACCTGTTGGCCGAGGGAGTTTCGGGCAAGGGCGTGCTGGTCCGGTCGGACCTGAACGTCCCGCTCGAGTACCTGGACGGCAACATCGCCCATATCTCTGATCCCGGTCGCATCGTGGCCTCGGTGCCGACCATCCGCGCGCTTGCGGGTGCCGGGGCCAAGGTCATCGTGACCGCGCACCTGGGCCGCCCCGATGGAAAGCCGGACCCAAAACTGTCCCTGGCCCCGGTCGGGGCGGCGTTGGGTGAACTGCTGGGGCAGCACGTGCAGGTGGCCGGAGACGTCGTCGGGACCGACGCGCTGGCACGCGCCGAGGGCCTGACCGACGGCGATGTGCTGCTACTGGAGAACATCCGGTTCGACCCCCGGGAAACCAGCAAGGACGACGCACAGCGTCTCGCGCTCGCGCGGGAACTGGCCGAGTTGGTCGGCGGCCCAACGGGCACCGGCGGCGCGTTCGTTTCCGACGGATTCGGGGTAGTGCACCGTAAGCAGGCGTCCGTGTACGACGTGGCGACCTTGCTGCCGCATTACGCCGGTGGTCTGGTGGCTGCCGAGGTGGAAGTTCTGCGGGTGCTCACGGCCAGTACCGAGCGGCCTTATGCGGTGGTTCTGGGCGGGTCCAAGGTCTCCGACAAACTGGCGGTCATCGAATCGTTGGCTACCAAGGCCGACAGCCTGGTGATCGGCGGCGGCATGTGCTTCACATTCCTGGCCGCGCAAGGTCTGCCGGTGGGCAAGTCGTTGGTACAGCTGGAGATGGTTGACACCTGCAAGCGGCTGCTCGATACCTATGCCGATGTGATTCATCTGCCGATGGATATCGTGGCGGCAGATGAGTTCGCCGCCGATTCACCTTCGGAAATCGTTGCCGCGGACGCGATTCCGGACAGCAAGATGGGTCTGGACATCGGACCGGAATCGGTGAAGCGGTTCGCCGCGGTGTTGTCCAACGCCAAGACCATCTTCTGGAACGGCCCCATGGGCGTGTTCGAGTTCCCGGCGTTCGCCGCGGGTACCCGGGGTGTCGCCGAGGCGATCATCGCTGCTACGGAGAAGGGTGCGTTCAGCGTGGTCGGTGGCGGCGATTCGGCTGCCGCGGTGCGCGCCCTGGACCTGCCCGATGATGGTTTCTCGCACATCTCCACCGGTGGTGGTGCATCCCTGGAATACCTTGAAGGCAAGGTGCTTCCGGGTATCGACGTTCTCGAGGACTAG
- the gap gene encoding type I glyceraldehyde-3-phosphate dehydrogenase, whose product MTVRVGVNGFGRIGRNFFRALDAQKAQGVNTDIEIVAVNDLTDNATLAHLLKFDSILGRLPYDVSLEGDDTIVVGDHKIKALEVKEGPAALPWGDLGVDVVVESTGIFTARAKAQGHLDAGAKKVIISAPASDEDITIVLGVNDDKYDGSQNIISNASCTTNCLGPLAKVLNDEFGIVKGLMTTIHAYTQDQNLQDGPHKDLRRARAAALNIVPTSTGAAKAIGLVLPELKGKLDGYALRVPIPTGSATDLTVELKKAASADEINAAMKAAAEGKLKGILKYYDAPIVSSDIVTDPHSSIFDAGLTKVIDDQAKVVSWYDNEWGYSNRLVDLVGLVGKSL is encoded by the coding sequence GTGACTGTCCGGGTAGGCGTAAACGGGTTTGGCCGGATCGGCCGGAACTTCTTTCGGGCACTGGACGCGCAGAAGGCTCAAGGGGTCAACACTGACATCGAGATCGTCGCGGTCAACGACCTGACCGATAACGCCACCCTGGCCCACCTGCTGAAGTTCGACTCCATCCTGGGCCGGCTGCCCTATGACGTCAGCCTGGAGGGCGATGACACGATCGTCGTCGGCGATCACAAGATCAAGGCGCTCGAGGTCAAGGAGGGTCCTGCGGCCCTTCCCTGGGGCGACCTGGGCGTTGACGTCGTCGTCGAGTCGACCGGCATCTTCACCGCACGCGCCAAGGCGCAGGGTCACCTGGACGCCGGCGCCAAGAAGGTCATCATCTCCGCGCCGGCCAGCGACGAGGACATCACCATCGTGCTGGGCGTCAACGACGACAAGTACGACGGCAGCCAGAACATCATCTCGAACGCCTCGTGCACCACGAACTGCCTGGGCCCGCTCGCCAAGGTCCTCAACGACGAGTTCGGCATCGTCAAGGGCCTGATGACCACCATCCACGCCTACACGCAGGACCAGAACCTGCAGGACGGCCCGCATAAGGATCTGCGCCGTGCTCGCGCCGCCGCCCTGAACATCGTGCCGACCTCCACCGGTGCCGCCAAGGCCATCGGCCTGGTGCTCCCCGAGCTCAAGGGCAAGCTCGACGGCTACGCCCTGCGCGTGCCGATCCCCACCGGTTCGGCGACCGACCTCACCGTCGAACTCAAGAAGGCCGCCAGCGCCGATGAGATCAATGCCGCGATGAAGGCCGCCGCCGAGGGCAAGCTCAAGGGCATTCTCAAGTACTACGACGCGCCGATCGTCTCCTCGGACATCGTCACCGACCCGCACAGCTCGATCTTCGACGCGGGTCTGACCAAGGTGATCGACGACCAGGCCAAGGTGGTCTCCTGGTACGACAACGAGTGGGGCTACTCGAACCGCCTCGTCGACCTGGTCGGCCTGGTCGGCAAGTCGCTGTAA
- a CDS encoding MFS transporter: MRHRDYRLLTLGLAITLLGNGMWTVALVWQVIRMGLGPAQVAVVGTTFSVGLLLSVLPAGVAADRLPKLWVMRCSLAVQTALMLTTATLALTGAAHIWHLALNSLLFGIAEGFYIPAYTALLPSLLPADELLAANGIEGILRPVMQLAAGPAVSAAIVSVWSPGGAFLLEGMLVGAGLSCLLLVRHKHEPPASAEVRQHPLRRALADLAEGFRYMVRTTWFFATLLFAIGYVLVVVGPIEILLPFVIRDHGGDPGAHATVLALFGLAGAVGSFIVSSLPLARRYLTVMILMWGAGSLPLIFIGFTGHVWMIAVAMIIVGGTMQAANVIWGTLMQRRVPEEMLGRAASMDFFVSLVGLPASFALVVPVAHVIGNTTVFVIAGVAPLVLAAAAHIVARLGRDEMAHPLG, from the coding sequence ATGCGACACCGCGACTATCGACTGCTCACGCTTGGCCTCGCGATCACGCTGCTGGGCAACGGCATGTGGACTGTCGCGCTCGTCTGGCAGGTCATCCGGATGGGGTTGGGGCCGGCACAAGTTGCCGTTGTCGGTACCACGTTCAGCGTCGGCCTGCTGCTCAGCGTGCTACCGGCAGGCGTGGCGGCCGACCGTCTGCCCAAGCTGTGGGTGATGCGGTGCTCGCTCGCGGTGCAGACCGCATTGATGCTGACCACCGCGACCCTTGCGCTGACCGGCGCGGCCCATATCTGGCATTTGGCACTGAACTCATTGCTGTTCGGTATCGCCGAGGGTTTCTACATACCGGCCTATACCGCATTGTTGCCCAGTCTGCTCCCTGCCGATGAGCTATTGGCCGCCAACGGAATCGAAGGCATCCTGCGGCCGGTGATGCAGCTGGCCGCAGGCCCTGCGGTAAGCGCGGCCATCGTGAGCGTGTGGTCGCCGGGTGGCGCATTCCTACTGGAGGGCATGCTCGTCGGCGCGGGTCTGAGTTGCCTGCTGCTGGTCCGGCACAAGCATGAGCCGCCCGCATCCGCGGAGGTGCGGCAGCACCCGTTGCGTCGTGCCCTCGCCGATTTGGCAGAGGGATTCCGGTACATGGTGCGCACCACCTGGTTTTTCGCCACACTGCTGTTCGCGATCGGCTACGTGCTGGTGGTCGTGGGCCCCATCGAGATACTGCTGCCGTTCGTCATCCGCGATCACGGCGGCGACCCCGGCGCCCATGCCACGGTATTGGCGCTTTTCGGTCTGGCGGGAGCGGTTGGCTCATTCATCGTGTCGTCACTACCGTTGGCCCGCCGATATTTGACGGTGATGATCCTGATGTGGGGAGCGGGCTCGTTACCCCTGATCTTCATCGGGTTCACCGGCCACGTCTGGATGATCGCGGTCGCCATGATCATCGTCGGCGGCACCATGCAGGCGGCCAACGTCATCTGGGGCACGCTGATGCAGCGTCGCGTGCCCGAGGAGATGCTGGGCCGTGCGGCCAGCATGGACTTCTTCGTCTCCCTGGTCGGGCTGCCGGCATCCTTCGCGCTGGTGGTTCCCGTGGCACATGTCATCGGCAACACGACGGTGTTCGTCATCGCGGGAGTGGCGCCGCTGGTGCTGGCAGCCGCCGCCCATATCGTCGCGCGACTGGGCCGGGACGAAATGGCTCACCCCCTGGGCTAA
- the whiA gene encoding DNA-binding protein WhiA produces the protein MTAEVKDELSRLVVTQVSSRRAEVASLLRFAGGLHIVSGRVVVEAEVDQGSIARRLRKDIFDLYGYNAVVHVLSAGGIRKTTRYVVRVAKDGEALARQTGLLDLRGRPVRGLPAQVVGGSVADAEAAWRGAFLAHGSLTEPGRSSALEVSCPGPEAALALVGAARRLGVSAKAREVRGSDRVVVRDGEAIGALLTRMGAQDTRLTWEERRMRREVRATANRLANFDDANLRRSARAAVAAAARVERALEILGDTVPDHLAAAGKLRVEHRQASLEELGRLADPVMTKDAVAGRIRRLLSMADRKAKTEGIPDTESAVTPELLEEA, from the coding sequence ATGACCGCCGAGGTCAAGGACGAACTGAGCCGCCTGGTGGTGACTCAGGTCAGTAGCCGGCGCGCCGAGGTCGCGTCGCTGCTGCGGTTCGCCGGCGGGCTGCACATCGTCAGCGGCAGGGTCGTCGTCGAGGCGGAGGTCGACCAGGGCAGCATCGCCCGCCGTCTGCGTAAGGACATCTTCGATCTGTACGGCTACAACGCGGTGGTGCACGTGCTGTCGGCCGGCGGTATCCGCAAGACAACCCGGTATGTGGTGCGCGTCGCCAAAGACGGAGAGGCATTGGCCCGGCAAACCGGCCTGCTCGATCTGCGGGGTCGCCCGGTGCGCGGGCTGCCGGCACAGGTGGTCGGCGGCAGCGTCGCAGACGCCGAGGCGGCCTGGCGCGGTGCGTTCCTGGCGCATGGATCGTTGACCGAACCCGGACGTTCCTCGGCGCTGGAGGTCAGCTGCCCGGGTCCAGAGGCCGCGTTGGCGCTGGTGGGTGCTGCCCGACGGCTCGGCGTAAGCGCCAAGGCGCGTGAGGTCCGGGGAAGCGATCGCGTGGTGGTCCGCGACGGCGAGGCGATCGGTGCCCTGCTTACCCGCATGGGCGCCCAGGACACCCGGCTGACCTGGGAAGAGCGCCGCATGCGGCGTGAGGTGCGGGCAACGGCAAACCGGCTCGCCAATTTCGATGATGCGAACCTGCGCCGGTCCGCGCGCGCTGCGGTCGCGGCGGCGGCGCGAGTGGAGCGGGCGCTGGAGATCCTGGGTGACACCGTCCCCGACCACCTGGCGGCTGCGGGCAAACTGCGTGTCGAGCATCGTCAGGCCTCCTTAGAGGAGCTGGGCCGGCTGGCCGACCCGGTGATGACCAAAGATGCTGTCGCCGGCCGCATCCGGCGGTTGTTGTCGATGGCCGATCGCAAGGCCAAGACCGAGGGCATCCCGGACACTGAGTCCGCCGTGACCCCCGAGCTGCTCGAAGAGGCCTAG